Proteins encoded by one window of Lepeophtheirus salmonis chromosome 3, UVic_Lsal_1.4, whole genome shotgun sequence:
- the LOC121115231 gene encoding uncharacterized protein, translating to MELKVMQGASSSSTPTSSSSGIRLLQQQSSQAPPSSQGPAHPRLQMVQAVQLPGATAPAGSFYPIQMPSAATQILQPSSYTAQVVGPNGQLQNVQILTQAPPPLLLNHTPLITPKVEPGSEQEQPVQAEQPTLATTTFPPQNQSQYQQVHVLANGQVILSQPPPQTSQVISFRTANGQIVQIPAAAIQQQSQATVHIPGIGNVPIANATPQHVIAAPQIAPTTQQALQQDPNDPSKWHVIQIPMVQPQAVQIANAIPSSATIEELGLSNAIVTSMAGQNTQVQTHGSHQQQSIQTITASASVQQQSQTLITNNSSTNDTKPINQTNSGSNAGRRSGNGGSDGEAPRTRLKRVACTCPNCKDGDRGRGKNPDGKPRKKQHICHITNCNKVYGKTSHLRAHLRWHSGERPFVCNWMHCGKRFTRSDELQRHRRTHTGEKRFPCPECYKKFMRSDHLSKHIKTHQKGGSKLNQASSSTPPQENSLNNFVFVAPEGAQSNIVIAQNALQHQAPPQEFQLNTITLKSEDDEEDDEYDTDDFLSDSEIIGSHGPNQILPDV from the exons ATGGAACTTAAAGTCATGCAGGGGGCCTCCTCTTCTTCAACCCCTACGTCCTCCTCCTCCGGGATCCGCCTTTTGCAACAACAATCGTCGCAAGCACCTCCCTCCTCACAGGGCCCGGCCCACCCTCGTCTCCAAATGGTCCAGGCTGTTCAACTCCCTGGTGCTACGGCTCCTGCCGGCTCATTCTATCCCATTCAAATGCCTTCCGCTGCAACACAGATCCTTCAGCCCTCCAGTTATACTGCGCAGGTTGTCGGACCCAATGGACAGTTGCAAAATGTACAGATCCTGACGCAAGCCCCTCCGCCACTTTTACTTAATCACACTCCTCTCATCACTCCCAAAGTAGAACCAGGATCTGAGCAGGAACAGCCTGTTCAAGCTGAACAGCCCACTCTTGCAACTACCACATTCCCACCTCAAAACCAATCCCAGTATCAGCAAGTCCATGTTTTGGCTAATGGACAAGTTATTCTGTCCCAACCCCCGCCTCAAACATCCCAAGTCATTTCCTTTCGGACAGCCAATGGCCAGATTGTCCAA aTACCTGCGGCCGCAATACAACAACAAAGTCAGGCTACAGTTCATATACCGGGTATCGGTAATGTACCTATCGCAAATGCTACTCCGCAACACGTTATTGCTGCTCCCCAAATAGCTCCTACAACGCAACAAGCTCTACAGCAAGATCCAAATGATCCATCAAAGTGGCATGTAATTCAAATCCCTATGGTTCAGCCACAAGCTGTCCAAATAGCAAATGCTATTCCCTCCTCAGCAACTATTGAGGAATTAGGTTTGTCAAATGCTATAGTTACGAGTATGGCAGGACAAAATACCCAAGTTCAAACGCATGGGTCACATCAACAACAATCCATCCAGACAATTACTGCCTCAGCTTCTGTTCAACAGCaatctcaaactcttattacaaataatagttCCACAAATGATACCAAACCCATTAATCAAACCAACAGTGGGTCCAACGCAGGAAGACGAAGTGGTAATGGAGGTAGTGATGGAGAAGCGCCTAGAACTCGATTAAAACGGGTTGCATGCACCTGTCCTAACTGTAAAGACGGAGATCGTGGACGTGGAAA GAATCCTGACGGAAAACCCAGGAAGAAGCAGCATATTTGCCACATAACGAATTGCAACAAGGTATATGGTAAAACATCACATTTACGAGCTCATCTCCGTTGGCATAGTGGAGAACGACCTTTTGTATGCAATTGGATGCATTGTGGAAAACGATTTACGCGATCTGATGAATTACAAAGACATAGACGAACTCATACGGGAGAAAAACGCTTTCCTTGCCCAGAGtgctacaaaaaatttatgcgAAGTGATCACTTGTCAAAACATATTAAAACACATCAGAAAGGTGGCTCTAAACTAAATCAAGCATCATCTTCCACACCTCCCCAAGAAAATAGTCtgaacaattttgtatttgtagcCCCCGAAGGTGCCCAGTCAAATATTGTCATCGCTCAGAATGCCCTTCAACATCAAGCCCCACCACAAGAATTCCAACTCAATACTATAACACTCAAAAGTG